From a single Loigolactobacillus coryniformis subsp. coryniformis KCTC 3167 = DSM 20001 genomic region:
- a CDS encoding cyclic-di-AMP receptor yields MKMIFAIVQDKDSNRLSAEFVDANIQATKLSTTGGFLKAGNTTFIIGIADERVDEVLKIIKETSHTREQFMTPPVSLDNTVGGESTYPVEVQVGGATVFVLPVEQFHRF; encoded by the coding sequence ATGAAAATGATTTTTGCCATTGTGCAAGATAAAGATAGCAATCGCTTGAGCGCGGAGTTCGTTGACGCTAATATTCAAGCCACTAAGTTATCGACGACTGGTGGTTTTTTGAAAGCTGGCAATACAACCTTTATCATTGGGATCGCCGATGAGCGGGTGGATGAGGTATTGAAGATTATCAAAGAGACGTCGCACACACGCGAACAATTTATGACACCACCAGTTAGCTTGGATAACACGGTTGGTGGCGAAAGTACTTATCCAGTCGAGGTCCAGGTCGGTGGTGCGACTGTTTTTGTTTTGCCAGTCGAACAGTTTCATCGTTTCTAA
- the holB gene encoding DNA polymerase III subunit delta' → MTLTIETLQPRLVALFQSVIARQQLSQGYLFSGDTGTGKSELATWVALRLFCTHVVDGMPDGTCSECQRILSGNHPDVVKVAPEGQSLKIEQIRFLKQELTKSGMETNQRVFIIQDADKMTVSAANGLLKFLEEPAPQTYLILTTTVKNQILPTIISRLQIIEFNRLPRPQLIAQLTAAGINTVDAALLARLTNSLPTAQEWLASDWFEPLRQKVWQWFGHVQENNPLAFVDVQANLVPVAKERAIQNEVLALILLLLQDVLALHFGRDTELSFPGQRTQLSKWAENVTNQQLLTQMEAALAAQKYLTANVSFQNTLEHLTLQLLK, encoded by the coding sequence ATGACATTGACGATTGAAACGCTGCAACCGCGCTTAGTAGCACTATTTCAAAGTGTGATTGCGCGTCAGCAGTTAAGCCAAGGCTACTTATTTAGTGGTGACACAGGAACTGGTAAAAGTGAGCTGGCTACATGGGTTGCATTGCGGTTATTTTGTACTCATGTGGTGGATGGTATGCCAGACGGTACTTGTAGTGAGTGTCAGCGAATTCTTAGTGGCAATCATCCCGATGTTGTCAAAGTGGCGCCAGAAGGACAGAGTCTAAAAATTGAGCAAATTCGCTTTTTGAAACAAGAATTGACCAAAAGCGGTATGGAGACTAACCAACGCGTATTTATCATTCAAGATGCCGATAAAATGACGGTCAGCGCTGCCAATGGCTTATTGAAGTTTCTTGAGGAACCTGCACCACAAACTTACTTGATTTTGACGACAACAGTTAAAAATCAGATTTTACCAACGATTATTTCACGCTTACAGATTATTGAATTTAATCGTTTACCACGGCCGCAATTAATTGCGCAACTAACGGCTGCAGGTATCAATACGGTTGACGCGGCGTTATTGGCACGACTGACTAACAGCTTGCCTACAGCTCAGGAATGGCTAGCCAGCGATTGGTTTGAGCCGCTACGGCAGAAAGTCTGGCAGTGGTTTGGCCACGTGCAAGAAAATAATCCGTTAGCATTTGTTGATGTACAAGCTAATTTGGTGCCTGTAGCTAAGGAACGAGCAATTCAAAATGAAGTGCTGGCCCTGATTTTATTATTATTACAGGATGTGCTGGCATTACATTTTGGCCGCGATACTGAGTTGAGTTTTCCTGGGCAAAGGACGCAATTATCAAAATGGGCTGAGAATGTTACTAATCAACAATTATTAACGCAAATGGAAGCTGCGTTGGCGGCACAAAAGTACTTAACTGCTAATGTTAGCTTTCAAAATACATTGGAGCATTTAACCTTGCAACTATTAAAATAG
- a CDS encoding PSP1 domain-containing protein: protein MEVMEIRFQKAGQSHWAVNQLQVQAGSQIVVKFNHCQDLAQVVRAQELTTDEVALDEIVVERTAVEADLTHAVSNQADAQAALHQARQMVRQHHLRMKLTIARYTLDRHKLIFYFTADGRVDFRELVRDLASVFKTRIELRQIGVRDEAKLLGGIGPCGRQLCCSTFLGEFVPVSIKMAKNQNLSLNPTKISGLCGRLMCCLQFEDDMYEEAKAALPDYGERVQTVDGPGKVVGMNLLSHVLRVRLDGHEVPVDYDLEEIKQH from the coding sequence ATGGAAGTTATGGAAATTCGGTTTCAAAAGGCAGGCCAGTCGCATTGGGCGGTCAATCAGTTGCAGGTGCAAGCTGGCAGCCAGATCGTGGTTAAGTTCAACCATTGTCAAGATCTGGCACAAGTGGTGCGCGCACAAGAGCTAACGACGGATGAAGTTGCTTTAGATGAGATCGTGGTTGAGCGAACTGCTGTGGAAGCTGATTTGACGCACGCGGTCAGCAATCAGGCGGACGCACAGGCTGCCTTACACCAAGCGAGACAAATGGTGCGGCAACACCATTTACGAATGAAATTGACCATCGCACGCTATACATTGGATCGACATAAGTTGATTTTCTATTTCACAGCTGATGGTCGCGTGGACTTCCGTGAATTGGTCCGTGATTTAGCTAGTGTGTTCAAAACACGAATCGAGTTGCGTCAAATTGGTGTTCGTGATGAGGCAAAGTTGTTGGGCGGTATCGGGCCGTGCGGTCGTCAATTATGCTGTTCCACCTTTTTGGGTGAATTTGTGCCAGTATCGATCAAAATGGCCAAAAATCAAAATTTATCGTTGAATCCAACTAAAATATCTGGGCTTTGCGGTCGCTTGATGTGCTGTCTACAATTTGAAGATGACATGTATGAAGAAGCAAAAGCGGCGCTACCTGATTATGGAGAACGCGTACAAACCGTTGATGGACCTGGTAAAGTTGTTGGCATGAACTTATTATCGCACGTACTACGTGTACGTTTAGACGGCCATGAAGTGCCGGTAGACTACGATTTAGAAGAAATCAAGCAGCATTAA
- a CDS encoding DNA replication initiation control protein YabA encodes MEKRELYDSFVQLEADMKRMLARIDEMQTDMTQILERNAELEIENQHLREHLQEIQSEEVEHQQATKQHEQTPQLSKSRANLEKLYEEGFHVCYLMYGSRRIDDEPCAFCLDVIYGERH; translated from the coding sequence GTGGAGAAACGGGAGCTGTACGATAGTTTCGTACAACTAGAGGCCGATATGAAGCGTATGCTGGCCCGTATTGATGAAATGCAGACAGATATGACACAGATCTTAGAGCGCAATGCAGAACTGGAAATCGAAAACCAACATTTACGCGAACATTTGCAGGAAATTCAGTCTGAGGAAGTTGAGCACCAACAAGCAACAAAGCAACACGAGCAAACGCCACAATTGTCGAAATCGCGTGCTAACTTGGAAAAATTGTATGAAGAAGGGTTCCATGTTTGCTACCTAATGTATGGTTCACGGCGCATCGATGACGAGCCGTGTGCTTTTTGCTTGGACGTTATCTATGGTGAACGCCATTGA
- the rsmI gene encoding 16S rRNA (cytidine(1402)-2'-O)-methyltransferase has translation MQEQRSFAAQTSGTLFLVPTPIGNLDDITMRSIKVLQQVDLIAAEDTRNTQRLLNHFDITTKQISFHEHNTQERIPRLLAHLQSGLSLAQVSDAGMPSISDPGKELVAAAIEQAIPVVPLPGANAGLTALVASGLAPQPFYFYGFLQRKSQQQLTELALLKNHTETMIFYEAPHRLLKTLTSLATSFGEQRQVVLAREVTKKYESFLRGTLAEALAWFTEHEPRGEFVILVAGNPQPAEAEDDAYADLDLHDYVAQLVSEGSDPKHAIKVVAKQRDVAKQTVYKAYHQF, from the coding sequence ATGCAGGAACAACGCAGTTTTGCTGCTCAGACATCAGGTACGTTATTTTTAGTACCAACGCCGATCGGGAATTTAGACGATATAACCATGCGCAGCATTAAAGTGTTGCAGCAAGTGGATTTGATTGCGGCAGAAGATACCCGTAATACGCAGCGATTACTTAATCATTTTGACATCACCACCAAACAGATCAGTTTTCATGAACATAATACGCAAGAACGAATTCCACGTTTGCTGGCACATCTGCAAAGTGGGCTGTCCTTAGCACAAGTTAGTGATGCTGGAATGCCGTCAATCAGTGATCCGGGGAAAGAATTGGTAGCAGCTGCGATTGAACAGGCGATTCCAGTAGTCCCACTACCGGGAGCTAATGCCGGTTTGACCGCTTTGGTTGCCTCAGGTTTGGCCCCACAACCGTTTTATTTTTACGGTTTTTTGCAACGTAAATCACAACAGCAATTAACTGAATTAGCACTGCTGAAAAATCATACTGAAACGATGATTTTTTACGAGGCACCACATCGTTTACTGAAAACTTTGACTAGCTTAGCCACAAGTTTTGGAGAACAGCGCCAGGTTGTTTTAGCCCGTGAAGTGACTAAGAAATATGAAAGTTTCTTGCGTGGAACCCTGGCTGAAGCGCTGGCTTGGTTCACCGAGCATGAGCCGCGTGGCGAATTTGTTATCTTAGTTGCTGGTAATCCACAACCAGCTGAAGCCGAAGATGATGCATATGCTGATTTAGATTTGCATGATTATGTCGCGCAACTAGTCAGTGAAGGCAGTGATCCTAAGCATGCCATCAAAGTGGTTGCTAAACAGCGGGATGTGGCCAAACAAACGGTTTACAAAGCGTACCATCAGTTTTAA
- a CDS encoding acyl-[acyl-carrier-protein] thioesterase: MAAIYTEPHQVTYYEGDTKNQMTLAMLLNVAILVSERQNDQLGLTNEVVHGYNVGWVVTQYQIEIERMPQVDETVIFGTTATGYNKYFCYRDYWVEDAAGKRLVTIHSSWVLMSYETRSMVSVIPALVQPYAAPEIKGIKHFPRVHHVDTANAEQQEYRVRYYDIDANHHVNNVHYFDWMFDHLGMAYLSNHDLVRVNIRYEHELTAGDIASSHYQLDGLTSQHLINNTAGKCAEAEVVWQEHEQLN, encoded by the coding sequence GTGGCGGCAATCTACACAGAACCACATCAAGTCACTTATTACGAAGGTGATACCAAAAATCAAATGACACTGGCAATGTTACTCAATGTTGCAATTCTAGTTTCCGAGCGCCAGAATGATCAATTAGGTTTAACCAATGAAGTCGTTCATGGCTACAATGTCGGTTGGGTCGTGACTCAATATCAGATTGAAATTGAGCGGATGCCACAGGTTGACGAGACGGTGATATTTGGGACGACAGCAACTGGCTATAATAAATATTTTTGCTATCGTGATTATTGGGTTGAGGATGCTGCCGGTAAACGATTAGTGACGATTCACAGTTCATGGGTCTTGATGAGTTACGAAACCCGTAGTATGGTGTCCGTAATTCCAGCGTTAGTACAACCCTATGCTGCACCTGAAATAAAGGGTATTAAACACTTTCCCCGAGTTCACCACGTGGACACAGCGAATGCCGAACAACAAGAATATCGTGTCCGGTATTACGACATTGATGCTAACCATCATGTCAATAACGTGCATTATTTTGACTGGATGTTCGATCATTTAGGGATGGCTTATCTAAGTAATCATGATTTAGTTCGTGTTAATATTCGGTATGAACATGAACTAACGGCTGGAGATATTGCTAGTAGCCATTATCAATTAGACGGGCTAACCAGCCAACACTTGATCAATAATACCGCTGGTAAATGTGCTGAAGCGGAAGTTGTTTGGCAAGAACATGAACAACTTAATTAG
- a CDS encoding sugar transferase: MEKKESVGANWQQSRLLTSNQIKYLENMQTRSKTYLAIKRTCDIIVSGLALVVLVPTVFLVMAIIYRFGENKGPMIYKQRRIGKNGKPFKIWKFRSMVVNADKKLKANPELYRKYIANSYKLPAEEDPRITKFGRFIRKTSIDELPQFINIFKGDMALVGPRPVVEPELKEYGDQVDKLLSMTPGAMGWWQASGRSNIEYPERCEVELYYIDHASLWFDLKIIFMNIASIFKHTGAY, encoded by the coding sequence ATGGAGAAAAAGGAAAGCGTAGGGGCTAATTGGCAACAATCACGGCTACTCACGTCTAACCAAATTAAATACCTTGAAAATATGCAAACACGTTCGAAAACTTATTTAGCGATCAAGCGGACCTGCGATATTATCGTTTCCGGATTGGCTTTAGTTGTACTCGTGCCAACTGTCTTTCTCGTCATGGCGATTATTTACCGATTTGGCGAGAATAAAGGACCGATGATTTATAAACAGCGACGAATCGGTAAAAACGGTAAGCCGTTTAAAATCTGGAAATTCCGCTCAATGGTTGTCAATGCCGACAAAAAATTAAAAGCAAATCCTGAATTGTATCGTAAATACATTGCTAACAGCTATAAGTTACCTGCAGAAGAAGACCCACGAATCACCAAGTTTGGTCGCTTTATTCGTAAAACATCGATCGATGAACTACCACAATTTATCAACATCTTCAAAGGTGATATGGCGCTAGTTGGGCCACGTCCAGTCGTTGAACCTGAGTTGAAAGAATATGGCGATCAAGTTGATAAATTGTTATCAATGACACCAGGGGCAATGGGCTGGTGGCAAGCCAGTGGCCGCAGTAACATTGAGTACCCTGAACGTTGTGAGGTTGAGCTATATTATATTGATCATGCGAGTTTGTGGTTTGATTTGAAGATTATTTTTATGAATATTGCTAGTATATTCAAACATACAGGCGCCTATTAA
- a CDS encoding DUF4422 domain-containing protein → MNIKILVAAHKNYVMPQDQNLYLPIFVGKDLHPDVNHTFQGDNTGDNISVKNAHYNELTAIYWAWRNLDADAIGLVHYRRYLSLHKQKDLTSVLDQAQAESLLQDHDIILPKKRNYYIESNYSHYVHAHHAEPLDLTRKIIEQDYSMYLNAFDEVMQRKSAHMFNMFIMKQQPFDEYCQWLFDILAKVEQNLDISDYNQYEARVYGFISERLLDVWLAVNEQYRTTEVNFVYMEKQNWLVKGGNFLKRMVKPNY, encoded by the coding sequence ATGAATATTAAAATATTGGTGGCAGCACATAAAAACTATGTTATGCCGCAAGATCAAAATTTATACTTACCTATTTTTGTCGGTAAAGACCTACACCCGGATGTTAATCATACTTTTCAAGGGGACAATACTGGCGATAATATTTCGGTTAAAAATGCTCATTACAATGAGTTGACGGCCATTTATTGGGCGTGGCGTAATTTGGATGCCGATGCGATTGGTTTGGTGCATTATCGGCGCTATCTCAGTTTGCATAAGCAAAAAGATTTGACTAGTGTGCTTGATCAAGCACAGGCAGAATCATTATTGCAAGATCATGATATTATCTTACCTAAAAAGCGCAATTACTATATTGAATCCAATTATTCACATTACGTTCATGCTCATCATGCGGAACCATTGGATTTGACCCGTAAAATTATTGAACAGGATTATTCGATGTATCTAAACGCTTTTGATGAAGTCATGCAGCGTAAATCGGCGCATATGTTCAATATGTTTATTATGAAGCAACAACCATTTGACGAATATTGCCAGTGGCTATTTGACATTTTAGCTAAAGTTGAGCAAAATTTGGATATTAGTGATTACAACCAGTATGAAGCGCGAGTCTATGGTTTTATCAGTGAGCGGCTGCTGGATGTATGGTTGGCAGTGAATGAGCAGTACCGGACAACTGAAGTTAATTTTGTTTATATGGAAAAGCAAAATTGGTTGGTTAAAGGTGGTAACTTTTTGAAGCGAATGGTTAAACCGAATTATTAG